From the Candidatus Liberibacter asiaticus genome, the window CGTTTGACTGCTAACGGTGAAGTTTATGGGACTGAGTATATTACAGCAGCTCATCCAACGTTGCCCTTGCCTAGTTATGTGCGTGTAACTAATATGGAAAATGGTATATCTCTTGTTGTACGTGTGAATGATCGAGGTCCATATCACAGTAACCGTCTTATAGATCTATCTAATGCAGCAGCAAAAATTCTTCGCGTTGAGGAAAGAGGCGTATCAAAAGTGCATGTAGAATATCTTGGAATGGCATTGTTGAATGGTATGGATCAAGAGTATCTCAGGTCTACTGTCATGGTGAATAGCGCCACGGTATTGCCTTTAGGATGTCAGTATCGTGAAGAAATTGTGGTCATTCCTTATCTTTTAACGCGTAGTCGTACTGTTCATTTAAATAATTGTGATGATGATAGTTTGCAAAAACAGCGTGAAATATCTTTGAGAGAAAGAAAAAAGTCGAATCTCATCCCGCTTCCTAATGGATATTCTCCTCCTAGAAAAATGGGAAAAATTCCAATACCTTCCCGATTTTGACATGTCGTGCACAGTATAATTATATGTCAAAATGAAAAGCCATATTGTGAGCGATCAGTAATTGGTCAATAGCAGGATATTCAAGGAATAATAAATAAAACATAGGAAACTATAAGATTAAAAGCATTTGCAGATTAGACATATAGAAAATCCGATTCACACAGATTTTTGTTCTTTGAGCTACTCAAATTATATTTTGATACAATTTCGATGAGTAGTTGGTCGTTTCTTTTTAGATATCCAGTATATAAATTCCACATTCAATTAATTTTTGGTATCAACTCTCAGAAAACTATCTCTAAAAAATATTTATGGACTATGGATTCGGGCAAAGTAAGAGACTTCTATTTATTGCGCTTTTAATGAGAAAACGATAGCTATCAAAGGAGGAATAGATGTGAATATTTTGGCTCATTTTCTACTCCTTCTCTGAGGGAGGATTCTGCTATATCTTACTTTTTATCTTCATCAGGATCACGTGCAATCTCATTTTTTAAATAAGCAAGATCCATGAAGTAGTCAGCTTGACGACGCAATTGATCAGAAGCCATAGAGGGATCGGATAATACTGTTGAAACAATCGTAACCTTTTTTACTTTCCTTTGAAGAGCTGCAACCAAGGTGGTGAAGCATCCGTCTCCTGAAAAGATAACAAGATGTTCCAGCCCTTCAGACTGTTCGAATGCATCAACGGCTAACTCAACATCCATGCTCGACTTTACCCTTTTTCGCCCACAGTTCTCTGTGAATTCTTTGGCTACTTTTGCAACAACTTGGAATCCATTATAGTGTAACCAATCAAGCAAAGGGTGTAATGGTGAGAATTGTTGTTCTGGATCTCCAACAACTGTGGTGTAATAATATGCCCTTATTACTATAGCGCGTGATCTAAAGGCTTTGAGAAGTTTCCTATAGTCAATATCAAATCCCAATGCTTTAGAGGAAGCATAGAGGTTGGCACCGTCAATAAAAAGAGCAATTTTTTCACGAGGATCGAACATTTTAAATTATTACCTATTTTCTGATCGTTTTACCTATGTGTTAACTGAAAATATCATGATATCGCATTAAAATTAAAGAAATTGGCTGAGGGTATTTATTAACTCAAAAACCATTTTGTTCGACTTAAACGAGTATTCATCGAGATTTATTTATTTAAAATATGCACAAGAT encodes:
- a CDS encoding septal ring lytic transglycosylase RlpA family protein, with the translated sequence MGISLSENLLKRFSCDCLLKGSVVCVVVLGMSSCFFSSTYKDDKLEYFPESMYGVTASDRIVSGKRVPRGGGRYFLGKPYQIMGRWYVPRQYTAYAAVGMASWYGKAFHGRLTANGEVYGTEYITAAHPTLPLPSYVRVTNMENGISLVVRVNDRGPYHSNRLIDLSNAAAKILRVEERGVSKVHVEYLGMALLNGMDQEYLRSTVMVNSATVLPLGCQYREEIVVIPYLLTRSRTVHLNNCDDDSLQKQREISLRERKKSNLIPLPNGYSPPRKMGKIPIPSRF
- a CDS encoding NYN domain-containing protein; protein product: MFDPREKIALFIDGANLYASSKALGFDIDYRKLLKAFRSRAIVIRAYYYTTVVGDPEQQFSPLHPLLDWLHYNGFQVVAKVAKEFTENCGRKRVKSSMDVELAVDAFEQSEGLEHLVIFSGDGCFTTLVAALQRKVKKVTIVSTVLSDPSMASDQLRRQADYFMDLAYLKNEIARDPDEDKK